From the Acidimicrobiales bacterium genome, the window CGCCGGTGTGCGCGACGCCGCCAACCTGGCCTGGCGGCTGCGGTGGGTGCTGGACGGCATGGCCGACGACCACCTGCTCGACAGCTACGAGACCGAGCGATCGCCCCACGTGCGCTCGATCATCGACCTGGCTGTGTCGATGGGGTCGATCATCTGCACCCTGGATCCGGAAGTGGCGGCCGTCCGCAACCAGCAGTTCCGGGATCACCCCGAACTGGCGCCGAAGGGCGGGCCCGGCGAGATGCTCCCGTCCCTCGGGACCGGTGTCCTCCAGTGCGACGACACCGGCGCCGTGGTGGCGCCCGCGGGCACCTGCTTCATCAACCCCCGCCTCGACGACCCCTTCGCCACCGCGCTCGACGAGCTCGCCCGCGACTTCACGGTGCTCACGAGGAGTGACGCAGGTGCATGGTCGCTCGTCTGGGGTGAGGACGACGAAGGCGGCACGCCACACGTGCGCCCTGGCGCCAGGACCGCCGAGGCAGCCAGGTTCCCCGAGGTGGACGCGTGGTTGGGCGAGCACGGCGTCGCCGCGGTGATCCTGCGGCCCGACCACTACGTCTGGGGCGTCGCCCGCACGGAGGAGGAGCTGCCGGCGCTGATCGACCAGTTGGCCGCGCAGCTCAGGGGGCCACTCGCCTCGTAGCGCTCGTAGCGCTCGTCGCGCTCGTAGCGCTCGTAGCGCTCGTAGCGCTCGTAGCGCTCGGACGGATCCGCGGCCCAGGGAAGCCAGACGGGGGATACCCCCGGCGATCAGGCGCGGAGCAGTCCGGTCAGGGTCACCTGGAGGACGGTGCGGGCCCGGTCACGGGTCAGGGCCTGGGAGGTGCGGAGCCGCTCCCAGGCTTCCCAGCTGGTCACGAGCTCGAGTGCGTCGAGCAGGGCGCAGCCGTCGCCGTGGGCCTCGTCGCGCGCCGTCAGTTCGGCGGCAAAGGTGGTGGCGAGCTCGTCGCGGAGCAGCTTCGACAGGAACGCGAGGTTCTCGTCGATGGTGGGGGAGCGGTGGCGGATGAGCAGCGCGGCCCGTCGCACCGGCGTGACGATCTCGAAGAGCTCGCAGCGGCGGGCGACGGTGTCGGTGATGCGCTCCTCGAGCGATCCGGATGCCGCGGGCTGGACCAGCAACGGCTCGATCTGCGATCGCTGCCGGCGGACCGCTTCGACGGCCAGCGTCTCGAGGTCGGAGAAGTGGAAGTACACCGCTCGCAGCGACACGCCGGCCTGGTCGGCGATCTGGAGGGCGGTCGGGTCGGGGACGCCGCGGTGGTAGAGACCGAGCATGGCGTCGACGATGGCGTCGCGGGACTGCTCGTCGCGGAAGGCGAGGGAGTCGCGGGTGCGGGTGTCGTCGAACCCTCCGGTCCCCGTGGCGAGGTCGGCGGTGTCGAGGTCCCCCACGTGGCCATGTTCCCACACTTGGCAAGAGGCCCCGACCGCCCCTCGCGGCCCTACGGCCCACGGCAACGCGCCGCCCTCTAGCGTGGGACCGATGCCCGACGAGGACCCCTACCCCGAGCAGTGGGAGTCCGATGTCGTCCTCGCCGACGGCTCGACCGCCCACGTCCGACCCATCCGTCCGGACGACCGAGAGCGCCTGCGGGACTTCCACGGCCGCCAGTCGGCCGAGAGCATCTACCTGCGCTACTTCACTCCGCGTCCTACCCTCAGCGAAAGCGATCTCGACCGGTTCACCAACGTCGACTACCAGGACCGCATGGCGTTCGTCGCCGTGCTCGGGGACGATCTGATCGCCGTCGCCCGCTACGACCGCTGGTCCGGGCGCGACGAGGCCGAGGTGGCCTTCATGGTCGACGACGCCCACCAGGGCCTCGGCATCGGCACCGTGCTGCTCGAGTTCCTGGCCGAGGCCGCCCGCCAGGTCGGCTTCCGTCGCTTCAGTGCCCAGGTGCTGCCGTCCAACCGCAAGATGCTCCGGGTGTTCCGCCAGGCGGGGTTCCGCACCACCAGCGAGTTCGGCGACGGTGTGATCGAGGTGATGCTCGACATCGAGCCGACCGCCGAGGCGCTCGCGGCCGTCGAAGCCCGCAGCCACTCGGCCGAGGTCCGGTCGGTCGCCCGGGTCCTCGCACCGCGTTCGGTCGCGGTGATCGGGGCCGGGCGCGAGCCGGGCCGCCTCGGCCACGAGGTGGTCGTGAACCTGGTCGCAGCAGGGTTCACGGGCGCGGTCTACCCGGTCAACCCGGCCGCCGATCACGTCGCCGGGATCCCCGCCGTCGCCAGCGTCCTCGACACGCCCGAGCCCGTCGACCAAGCGGTGATCGCCGTGCCCGCCCCGCTCGTCGCCGACGCGGTGCTCGAGTGCGCACGCGCCCGGGTCCAGAGCCTGGTGATCGTGTCCTCCGGCTTCCGGGAGTCCGGGCCCGAAGGAGCAGCGGCCGAGCGGGACCTCGTCAGCCTCGCCCGCCGATACGGCATGCGTGTGGTGGGGCCGAACTGCCTGGGCGTCATCAACACCGACCCCCAGGTTCGCCTGCACGCGTCGCAGAGCCCGGCGCGCCCGTCGCCCGGGCCCATCGGCCTGCTCTCGCAGTCCGGCTCCCTGGGTACCGCCATCCTCGACCACGCCGAGTCGCTCGACCTGGGCATCTCCACGTTCGTCGAGGCCGGCAACAAGGCCGACGTGAGCGCCAACGACCTGCTCCAGTACTGGGAGGACGACGAGCGCACCCGGCTCGTCCTGCTCCACCTCGAGTCGTTCGGCAACGCTCGGAGCTTCAGCCGCATCGTTCGCCGCGTGGGCCGTCAGAAGCCCGTCGTGGCGGTGAAGAGCGGCGCGGTCATGGCCGGATGGGCGGAGCAACCGTGGCTCCAGGGCGCCACCGCCGACGCACTGCTGGCGCAGATGGGGGTGATCCGCGTCGATGCGATCGAGGCCATGTTCGACGTGGCCCGGGTGCTTCTGCACCAGCCGGTGCCCACGGGTCGGCGCGTGGCCCTCGTCGGCAACGCCGGCGGTCCGACCCGACTGGCGGCCGACGCCTGCGTCGGCGCCGGGCTCACGCTCGCGAGCCTTGGTGCGAACACCCGCGACCGGTTGCGCACCGCGATGCCCGTCGAAGGGCTGGCTGACAACCCGGTCGACCTCACCCACCGTGCCGGCCCGGACGAGTACGCGGCCGCCCTCGAGGCGGTGACCGCCGACCCCGAGGTCGATGCGGTGCTGGTCATCTACGCCCCGCCGCTGAGCGACCGCACCGGGGAGGTGATCGATGCCATCACCGCCACGGCGCCCATCGGCGGGAAGCCCGTCGTGGCCACCGCGCTCGGGGTGGGGGCGGTCGATCTCCCCAGCCCGGGCGACGGCGCGGTGCCGAGCTTCACGTTCCCCGAGCGCGCGGCGCGGGCGCTGGGCGCCGCGGCGGCCTACGGGGCGTGGCGGGCCGAGGAGGCCGGCGAGCCACCGCCGCTCGACGGGGTCGACGAGGAGCGCGCCCGACTCCTGGTCGAGGAGGTGCTCGCGCACCACCTGGAGGGCACCGTTCTCGGCCCCGCCGACGCCGACGCGCTGCTGGCCGCGTTCGGGATCGCCGTGGCCCCGCGGCGGCTCGCGGGATCCTCCGCCGACGTCGTGAAGGCCGCCAAGGCCATCGGGTTCCCGGTCACCCTCAAAGCCACCGGGCTGGAGTCGCTCGGCAAGACGGAGGCCGCCGGCGTCGCGCTCGACCTCCACAGACCCGACGAGGTGCGACGCGCCCATCGGCGCATGAGCGACGCACTCGGGGGCGCCATGGTGCCGGCGCTGGTCCAGGCGATGGTGCAGCCGGGACTGGACCTCTCGGTGGGGCTCCACCAGCACCCGGCGGTGGGCGGTGTGCTCTCGCTGGGCGCCGGCGGCGCGGCAGGCGCCACCGGCGCCCCAGCCGTGCTGCGCGTGCTGCCCCTCACCGACGTGGACATCGAGCGTCTCCTCGCCACCGCACCGCTGAGCCAATGGCTGGCGGCCTGCGAGCCTGCGGTCGACCGCGGGGCCCTGGCCGACCTCCTCGCCCGTCTCAGTCGCCTGGCCGACGACCTGCCCGAGGCCGCCGAGGTCGTGGCCAACCCGGTGATCGTGTCGTCCCAGGGGGCGGTCGTCACCGACGTCCGGGTCCGCCTGGCGCCCTGGCGGCGTCTCGACCCCATCGAGCTCCGCCGCCTCTGACCCGGGTTGGGTGGTGTCAGGTGGGGCGCGGCTCGCGGGGGAGGCGGAGCACCCGCTCGCCCAGGATGTTGCGCAGGATCTGGGTGGTCCCGCCCATGATCGTGTAGGCCGGCGCGTAGCAGAGGTTGCGGGCCACCCGCCCGGCGAGGCCGTCGTCGTGCACGAGGGCCGCGGGCCCGAGGACCCGCCCGCAGAACGCCGCCACCCGCTGCTCGAACTCGGTGCAGAACGTCTTGGTGGCGGCCGAGAAGCTGGGCGGGGCCTGTCCGAGCACCTCACGCAGGACGAGGAGGCGGCCGATGCGGTACCCGGTCTCGAGGGCGGCGATCTCCTGGCGCACCAAGGGGTCGTCACGGTCGGCGAGCGGGAGGCAGTCCCGGTAGAGCGTGCGGTTCGAGATCAGCCGGTCGATGCCTCCCCGCTCGTGCTCCATCTGGGCCATCACCTGGCGGAAGCTGCCGTTCTCCTCGCCCACGAGCAGTTCCTCGGGCACGAAGACGTCGGTGAAGGTGACCTCGCAGAAGTGGCGGGCGTCGGTCATGTCCCGAATGGGACGGACGTCGATCCCGGGGCTGTCGAGGGCCACGATGAGCTCGGACAGGCCGGCGTGCGGCGGGGCCTCGGGGTCGGTTCGTGCGATCAGGTAGCACCAGTCGCCCGTGGCCGCCCCGCTCATCCACACCTTGGCGCCGTTCACCAGCCAGCCGCCGGCGGTGCGCTCCGCCCGGGTCCGCAGCGAGGCGACGTCGGACCCCGCATCGGGCTCGCTCATCCCCACGCACCACTGGTCGGTGCCGGCGATGATCCCGGGCAGGAAGCGGGCACGTTGCGCGGGCGTCCCGAAGCGGAGCAGCGTCGGGCCGATCTGGCGGTCGGCGAACCAGGAGTAGGCGACCGGTGCGCCGCCGGCGATGAGCGCCTCGAAGACCACGAGCCGCTCGATCGATGAACGGCCCCCGCCACCCTCCTCGACCGGCCAGGTCATGCCCAGCCACGCTCGGCGGGCGAGCTCGAGGGAGAACTCGCGTGAGTGACCGACCAGCCACCCGTCCTCCGGGATGGGTGACGACCACTCCTCGGCGACGGCGCGGGCCTCGGCGGCGAGGGCCTCCAGGTCGTCGTCCAAGGCGAAGTCCACGCGGGCATGGTGGCAGTCGCGCGGCCCGCCCGCGAACATGAGCGCCATGCAAGCGGTCGTGCTCGAATCCCACGGAGGGCCGGAGGTCCTCACCCTCCGGGAGGTGCCGGACCCGGCGCCCGGCCCCGAGGAGGTGCTCCTCGAGGTGGTGGCCACGGCCCTGAACCGGGCCGACCTCCTCCAGCGCATGGGCCTCTACCCGGACCCGGCGCCGGCGTCCGGGCACGAGATCCCGGGCATGGAGTTCGCCGGCCGGGTGGCCGAGGTGGGCGCCCGCTGTCGCTCGGCCCAAGTGGGGGACGAGGTGATGGGCATCGTCACCGGGGGCGCCTACGCCGAGCGCCTCGTCACCCACGAGCGTCAGGTGCTGCCCGTTCCCGCCTCGGTGCCGCTGGCCGACGCCGCCGCCATCCCCGAGGTGTGGATCACGGCGTGGGACGCCCTCGTCCGCCAGGGTGGGCTGCGGCCCGGCGGGGTGGCGCTCGTGCACGCCGGCGCGTCCGGCGTGGGGACCGCGGCCATCCAGATCGCCC encodes:
- a CDS encoding acyl-CoA dehydrogenase family protein, whose translation is MDFALDDDLEALAAEARAVAEEWSSPIPEDGWLVGHSREFSLELARRAWLGMTWPVEEGGGGRSSIERLVVFEALIAGGAPVAYSWFADRQIGPTLLRFGTPAQRARFLPGIIAGTDQWCVGMSEPDAGSDVASLRTRAERTAGGWLVNGAKVWMSGAATGDWCYLIARTDPEAPPHAGLSELIVALDSPGIDVRPIRDMTDARHFCEVTFTDVFVPEELLVGEENGSFRQVMAQMEHERGGIDRLISNRTLYRDCLPLADRDDPLVRQEIAALETGYRIGRLLVLREVLGQAPPSFSAATKTFCTEFEQRVAAFCGRVLGPAALVHDDGLAGRVARNLCYAPAYTIMGGTTQILRNILGERVLRLPREPRPT
- a CDS encoding TetR/AcrR family transcriptional regulator produces the protein MGDLDTADLATGTGGFDDTRTRDSLAFRDEQSRDAIVDAMLGLYHRGVPDPTALQIADQAGVSLRAVYFHFSDLETLAVEAVRRQRSQIEPLLVQPAASGSLEERITDTVARRCELFEIVTPVRRAALLIRHRSPTIDENLAFLSKLLRDELATTFAAELTARDEAHGDGCALLDALELVTSWEAWERLRTSQALTRDRARTVLQVTLTGLLRA
- a CDS encoding GNAT family N-acetyltransferase translates to MPDEDPYPEQWESDVVLADGSTAHVRPIRPDDRERLRDFHGRQSAESIYLRYFTPRPTLSESDLDRFTNVDYQDRMAFVAVLGDDLIAVARYDRWSGRDEAEVAFMVDDAHQGLGIGTVLLEFLAEAARQVGFRRFSAQVLPSNRKMLRVFRQAGFRTTSEFGDGVIEVMLDIEPTAEALAAVEARSHSAEVRSVARVLAPRSVAVIGAGREPGRLGHEVVVNLVAAGFTGAVYPVNPAADHVAGIPAVASVLDTPEPVDQAVIAVPAPLVADAVLECARARVQSLVIVSSGFRESGPEGAAAERDLVSLARRYGMRVVGPNCLGVINTDPQVRLHASQSPARPSPGPIGLLSQSGSLGTAILDHAESLDLGISTFVEAGNKADVSANDLLQYWEDDERTRLVLLHLESFGNARSFSRIVRRVGRQKPVVAVKSGAVMAGWAEQPWLQGATADALLAQMGVIRVDAIEAMFDVARVLLHQPVPTGRRVALVGNAGGPTRLAADACVGAGLTLASLGANTRDRLRTAMPVEGLADNPVDLTHRAGPDEYAAALEAVTADPEVDAVLVIYAPPLSDRTGEVIDAITATAPIGGKPVVATALGVGAVDLPSPGDGAVPSFTFPERAARALGAAAAYGAWRAEEAGEPPPLDGVDEERARLLVEEVLAHHLEGTVLGPADADALLAAFGIAVAPRRLAGSSADVVKAAKAIGFPVTLKATGLESLGKTEAAGVALDLHRPDEVRRAHRRMSDALGGAMVPALVQAMVQPGLDLSVGLHQHPAVGGVLSLGAGGAAGATGAPAVLRVLPLTDVDIERLLATAPLSQWLAACEPAVDRGALADLLARLSRLADDLPEAAEVVANPVIVSSQGAVVTDVRVRLAPWRRLDPIELRRL